In Blastococcus saxobsidens DD2, the genomic stretch GCCTGCCTCCCGACGACCGCACCGCGCTGCCGCAGCGGGTGCTGGCCCTGCTCCCGGCCGCGGGTCTGCCGCCGGACTCGGCCGCGCTGTCGGTGGCGGCGGCCGCCTGGGCGACGGTGCGGGAGGAGGGTCGCGAGGTCGTCGTCGTGCCGGTGCCGGTGACCCCGTACGTACCCGAGCTGCCCCCCGGGGAGCTCGCCACCTGCTACGGGGCCGGGCTCGCCGGGCACCGGCTCGGGTCCGGTCCCGCGCGGACCGGCGGCACCGTCGTCTTCTGCACCGGCCTGTCCGGAGCCGGCAAGTCGACGATCGCGGCGCGGGTGGTGGAGCTGCTGATCGAGGCCGGGCGGACGGTGACCCTCCTCGACGGCGACGAGGTCCGGCACCACCTGTCGGCCGGACTGGGCTTCTCGAAGGAGGACCGCGACACCAACGTCCGCCGGATCGGCTGGGTGGGCGCACAGATCGCCAAGCACGGCGGCGTCGCGGTGTGCGCGCCCATCGCGCCCTACGCCGGGGTACGCGACGACGTCCGCCGCGAGGTCGAGAGCCAGGCAGGGCCGGGCAGCTTCGTGCTCGTCCACGTGGCCACCTCGCTGGCCGACTGCGAGGCCCGGGATCGGAAGGGCCTCTACGCCAAGGCGCGACGCGGTGAGATCCCGGCCTTCACCGGGATCAGCGACCCGTACGAGACACCGGGCGACGCCGAGGTGACCGTCGAGACCGCTGGGCGCACCGTCGACGAGTGCGCCCAGCAGGTCCTCGACCAGGTGCCGGGGCACAGCCGTTCCCGGGACTGAGGTAGTCTCGTCGCCGTTGCCCGGCGAGGGAGGCGGCCCGTCCGCACTCCGTGATCGACGTGCGTGTGCCCCGCGAGGTGTGCTGCGTCCGGCGCCGGACCGCAGACCGATCCACCTTCTGAGGAGCACATCACCGTGGCTGACTTCCGCCTCGAGGCCGAGACCCGTACCGAGTTCGGCAAGGGCAGCGCCCGCCGCACCCGTCGCGCCGGCCGCGTCCCCGCCGTCCTCTACGGGCACGGCCAGGACGTCGTCCACCTGTCGCTGCCGGCCCTGGAATTTGCCGCGGTCCTGCGCAACGGCGGCACCAACGCGCTGATCACCGTCGTGCTCGACGGCACGGAGCACCTGACGCTGGCCAAGGCGGTGCAGCGGGACCCGCTGACCCGCGTGCACGAGCACGTCGACCTGCTCGCGGTCCGCCGCGGCGAGAAGACCACCGTCGACGTGCCGATCGTGGTCGTCGGCCAGCCGGCGCCCGACTCCATCCCGAACCACCAGCTCAACACCGTCTCGATCGAGGCCGACGCCACCAAGCTGCCCGACAGCATCGAGGTGGACATCACCGGCCGTGAGGCCGGCCAGGGCATCACCGCCGGCGACCTCGCGCTGCCCGCCGGGTCCACGCTGATCACCGACCCGGAGGCGCTGGTCATCGGCTTCCTGGGTGCGCCCAGCGCCGAGGCGCTCGAGGCGGAGCTGGCCGAGGCCGAGGCCGAGGCCGGCATCGAGCGCGAGGAGTCCGACGAGGCGGCCGAGGGTGCCGGCGAGGGCGACATCGTCCCCGAGCCCCTCGACCAGGGCAGCGGCGAGTCGATGGACTCGGCCGAGAAGTCCGCCGACAACGGCTGAGGCCTCCGCTGACCGAGAGCACGGCCCGCAGGGGCGCCGGCGACGCCGGCGCCCCTGCGGCGTCCCCGGTGCCGGACGGCCCGTACCTGGTCGTCGGGCTCGGGAACCCCGGTCCGGGTTACGCCGGCAACCGGCACAACGTGGGGGCCATGGTCCTCGACGAGCTCGCCCGCCGGGCAGGGATCACGCCGGCCCCCGGCAAGGGCGCCCGCGCCCGGGCGGTCGCCGGGGAGGGCCGCCTGGCCGGCCGGCGCGTGGTGCTCGCGCAGCCGCTCACGTACATGAACGAGTCGGGCAGCCCGGTCCGGGGACTGCTGGACTACTACAAGCTCCCGGCCGATCAGCTCGTCGTCCTCCACGACGAGCTCGACATCCCGTTCGGCTCGGTCCGGCTCAAGCGCGGCGGCGGGGAGGGCGGCCACAACGGCCTCCGCTCGATCACCCGCTCGGCCGGCACCAAGGAGTACCTGCGGGTGCGGGTGGGCATCGGCCGCCCGCCCGGTCGGCAGGATCCCGCCGACTTCGTCCTCAAGGACTTCTCCGCCACCGAGCGCAAGGAGCTGGACCTGCTGCTCGTCGAGGCAGCCGACGCCGTCGAGGAGCTCCTCACCCTCGGCCTCGAGG encodes the following:
- the pth gene encoding aminoacyl-tRNA hydrolase — translated: MPDGPYLVVGLGNPGPGYAGNRHNVGAMVLDELARRAGITPAPGKGARARAVAGEGRLAGRRVVLAQPLTYMNESGSPVRGLLDYYKLPADQLVVLHDELDIPFGSVRLKRGGGEGGHNGLRSITRSAGTKEYLRVRVGIGRPPGRQDPADFVLKDFSATERKELDLLLVEAADAVEELLTLGLEAAQNRVHPRS
- the cysC gene encoding adenylyl-sulfate kinase, which gives rise to MVARARLSDAQVAAVARYCFGIGSTAPDLPPADEYEDAQGVLVATAADGDLTVVEVPRWDAPGAVAVGLRDRGWAAPAAWVGLPPDDRTALPQRVLALLPAAGLPPDSAALSVAAAAWATVREEGREVVVVPVPVTPYVPELPPGELATCYGAGLAGHRLGSGPARTGGTVVFCTGLSGAGKSTIAARVVELLIEAGRTVTLLDGDEVRHHLSAGLGFSKEDRDTNVRRIGWVGAQIAKHGGVAVCAPIAPYAGVRDDVRREVESQAGPGSFVLVHVATSLADCEARDRKGLYAKARRGEIPAFTGISDPYETPGDAEVTVETAGRTVDECAQQVLDQVPGHSRSRD
- a CDS encoding 50S ribosomal protein L25/general stress protein Ctc; protein product: MADFRLEAETRTEFGKGSARRTRRAGRVPAVLYGHGQDVVHLSLPALEFAAVLRNGGTNALITVVLDGTEHLTLAKAVQRDPLTRVHEHVDLLAVRRGEKTTVDVPIVVVGQPAPDSIPNHQLNTVSIEADATKLPDSIEVDITGREAGQGITAGDLALPAGSTLITDPEALVIGFLGAPSAEALEAELAEAEAEAGIEREESDEAAEGAGEGDIVPEPLDQGSGESMDSAEKSADNG